gttagCATTGTAAGGTAGTGGATGATTTAGATAGTTATAGAGTAAGAAGTAAGTAGTAGAGAGTAATAACTCACTTTTGAATCCACAGACAGGGCTGGATTACCAAACCCAGGCCCTCAGGGACCCCtcattctgtctgtgtcagttGGTTTGtgataatttgattaattgctaATTTGTTTGGGAATATACATCAAATGATAAGCACCATAAAGGGAACTGcattttatctgtgttttctacTTAGACAAACTTGTGTTGTCAtcacaaaataaccacaaacaGGGGTCGAAGAGAAAACATTAGCCCCGGGCCATCCAACATGTTAATCAGTCCATTTTGAGCTGGAAGGACATTTGGGGCTGTGGAGGGTTTATTATACTCTCTGACAAAATCAGTGAACTGACGCTTCTGTGCTTTGCCATTGACGTTTATGTACGCATGTCTGGCGCCATCTAGTGTCTTTTATTAACTGGTGCAGCACCGAATGACGAAATAAAACCAGTTGCaagaaaataatgtgatttTGGAAAGTTTCATGATGTTATGCATTGTGtgttctctttgtgtcttttcttttgacGACTACGACATTTGAAAGGCTAGGACTTGTTTCATGTTAAGTACCATTTTCAAAAGCATTAATTATAACAACAAGAAATGATGACACAAATactaaataatgtttttacCACTGAGTCGGGcaaaataaagtattttatAAAGTGTTTCATTACATATTTTAGGGGTAGTCCAGTGACTCTACCTGTAAACGGGAAATTTCCGAGTGTTACGGAAAGCAACCAGGCAACGCGAGAGGAGCCGCACTACGGTCACGTGACTACAGGATAAATCATGTGACTGAATCAGTAAGGAAAACCGCGGAGTGTGTTTCTGAGTGGGCATTAAAACACAGCTCAGGATGTTTCTACCTGGAGGGCCTGGGGTGCTCGGTGCTTTGTGCTTGTGTGCCGTGTTTAACACGGTGGACAGCGGCATGCTCTTCCCCCAGGAGTCCTCCTCCAGAGAGGTGAAGGAGCTGAACGGACTGTGGGACTTCAGGGCTGACAAGTCCCCAAACAGGAACCAGGGCTTCGAGAGGGCATGGTACAAAAGTCGACTGGCAGAGGTGAGCAggacaaataaaagcagctcTGTTTGTTGGACAGTTTAAAAAGTTGAAACAGTTCTTTACATGCACTTTCAGTCATCTGCAATGGGGAACATTTTAGACCGACAGTGTAAATCACAGCATTTAACAGCAGTGAATATGCCAAAACACATAATAGTAGATCTACATAGCACAACAGAGAACCACTTTAAAGTACTTAGTGGCGCAAAGCCCTGTAGAAACTCAGTATCACGCAAACCACATAGTACAGGAATATTACAGTGATACCACTGGAGATGAGACATACCACAATCTGGCCTCTGTCATACCATAGGAGATCACTTCAACAGATACTCTCAAGTTTATATAGCCTCTGAAAACATATTGGTAATGGCGTGGTTTAAGGTTTTAAAACTGTGCAGAAATTAGGTCACAAAGTCCTGAACCGTTCTTGCAAGTGGGTTACTCTAACTCTCATTTCCACATACCACATTAAGAACATAGCAAACCACTCTCTACAAACACACTTGCACTATTTAGTCCCATTATTTCCCTTAAGACTGACAACAGTGCTGGAAAGACAGGTTGTGGACATTTGCTGGGAGCAGTAGAGTCATCTCTTGAAAAATATGCATAATTGTGTGTATCAGAAATATATGACCCTCAGACTGGACATGAGGTAAATATAGTCATTGTTAACTCCCCTTTATTACCACAGTGTTATGATTAGTGttgattattgtcattattgtcTCACTACTGAGTGCAGCAGTTCCACTCCTAGGAGtaaaatagtgtttttttttattgatagTGATTGTTTAATTTTCCCCAGACTGGCCCAGTGATCGACATGCCAGTTCCTGCCAGCTACAATGATATCACCCAGGATCCCTCTCTAAGAGATTTTACTGGTTGGGTATGGTATGAGCGCGAGGTAGTAGTCCCTGCCCGCTGGGTCGCAGATGAAGGAACAAGAGTGGTTCTCAGAGTGGGAAGTGCTCACTATTACTCAATAGTGGTGAGTATCACGTGTATCCTCCCAGTCAGCTCCAGTTagagttgaaaaataaaagttaatgtaAAAATTCATGTGATCAGGCTTCTTTAAAATCTCTCTTTACTTTTGCAGTGGGTGAACGGGGTGAAAGTGACCGAGCATGAAGGTGGCCATCTTCCTTTTGAGGCTGAGATAGGCAGTTTAATCCGCAAGGACCCAACTACGCCGTGCAGGATCACCATTGCTGTCAACAACACCCTGACTCTGAAGACTCTCCCTCCAGGAACCATCCAGTACATGAGCGACCGCACCAAGTAACATCATCCTTTTGAatttaatgaaaacactgcCTTGATATGTAAAGTTAGCTTCATTAGTGTGCTTGCTTCAATGGTCTTTGGCATTTTTAGCATTTAGGTGATGAATGCTTTGATGCCATTTGTGGTGGCAGCCCTTTTTTCAAGTTTAACCTGGAATACAGACTTTAAACAGGCCATGGCccttttacttttaaatatCTTCTCAGCTTTTTTCATGTCTAAAGTTTTTTGAAAAATTGaagtttctttttctcagaCATTTACAGAATTGAACAACTAACAATTACCTCCATCATCAATTTATCAGCTAACTATTTTCGTGATGAATCACATTAACTTCTCACATTTCAGGGCCATTTCAggtgaatgtttggcattttctGTCCATTGTCTAAACTGATTGAGCAGTCGTTTGACATCAACCCTCTTTTGCATTGCATTGGTTTAGAGTGGTTCCATCACAAACAAAACTTGTCCTTAAACAAACCCTTCAACTGTTTTTTATGCGTACATTTCAACTGTTTTCACACCTTCCATGTTAAGTggctctgcagctgctctcatCAGCTAGACTGTGACTTTAGCTTTACTGTATATCCATTCAAAAACTGAGAATTCAGCTGCTctcagcacatactgtacagtactgACAGTTCAGCTGCAGTCATGCTTACTCTTCTGCtctttttaatgtttacaaTAGAGATGACCCAGTGATACTTCAAATGacatttcagctgctttcagcATTTACACTGTAACTTAAGTGATatttcatcttcctctttcagTTACTTTGTCTCCTTTCACTACTTACACTTTAACTCCTTTCTTTGCTTACACTCTGACACTTCAGCTCCTGTCAGCACTTAAACTGTCAACTTAAACTGTTACTGTCACTCTGATACACCTCCAGCATTgttaactgatgttttttattcagAGATTCTACCCTTTTATAGTTAATATAGCATTTGGGTGAGATTAAAATGTGTACAGTCACCTGTCACTGAGTATTCagataataaataaagtgtaaTTGTTCAACAGGTATCCTGATGGGTTTTTTGTGCAAAACATCTACTTTGATTTCTTCAACTATGCTGGGATACATCGTCCTGTGTTGCTGTATACTACTCCTAAGGCGTATGTGGATGACATCACTGTGGTGACGGACTTCTTGGATAACACAGGTAAACATATGCAACTCAATACAATGAAATAActaatttattcagtttcaaTTTTGTAAACTGGCAATGTACAAAAAATTATGAAGTGAATTAATATCGTCCACATCACCCATAACAGCAACTCTCTTATAGTTTCATATGTGTTTATTATACtttgctgtttcctcctgtgcTTTAGGTCTAGTTAAATACACAGTATCAGTCCAAGGTGCTACCACAGCCACCCTGAAGGTCACTTTGatggacaaagacagacactgtGTAGCCTCTTCCAGCGACCAGTCAGGAGTGCTCAAAGTGGTAGATGTCAAGCTGTGGTGGCCGTACTTGATGCATGAGAATCCAGGCTATCTTTACTCTTTGGAGGTAAGACAGTGTATTTACATACAACTGACTTTCAGCCTTAAGTTTCAGATTCAGATCACATGAGCTTTGCTACTGGACTTTTGAGAGTAATCTGAATCATCTTTTGTTAGTTATTGTTCGTCAGTGTGGGTAAACAGCATTTCATGCACTCAACAGAATATTTATCACCAGGAAGATCATCACAAGAAGTTAATGTACATAATTAGATAGTGATGTAGAACTACAAAAGACATGTTGTATATCCATAACTATGATTATTGAATGCAGTTAATTTAGGATATATCATGAATTTCTGTTGTTCACCATTTATAAATTATCAAGTCACTGTGAGTTTATATGATTAGTTAACACATAATGgatcataaataaataaatgttaactCACTTCACACATTAATTTATATGCAACCAAACAAGGTGGAGTCCAGTTCCAAAGAAAATGACGTTTCAGACCTATTCATTTGATCTGACTGTCTAACCTGTTGTCACAGAAACAAGCTGGTTTTGACTTGTAGTCAGAGGCAAACATGTTGCTGCATGACCCAGCAGTTAATCTATTCCagacacttgtttttttttctttctcacttcaTTACAGTGTAAACTGTTGAGTTTAAGCTCAAACTTTCCTGCCCGTCCTCCACTGAACCTGTTAATTGTTTTTAGTCTTGGTGCATTCTCTGCTTAAATCTGACGACCAGTTTGATCAGAACAGCTTCATTAATCACGTAAACTCATTGTGACTTGATCTAATGGCAAGCAACATGAATGCATGATACATCCTGTATTAATGCATCCATTAGTTATGCATTGCTAAGCATATGTCACCATTGATGTGTGATAAATTTTTATCCATTGTGCAACAGTTCTCAGCTAGAGACATTCACTGTTCCTTTTAGTGGTGTTTGAAGTTGCCCTAAATTAATCTCCTAGAAACAGATATTGTAACCAACAGTACCAAAGATTTTTGTACACTTACTAGTAATGTTTTGCCTATAACTTTACCCTACCATCTACTGTGCATAtagtttggttgtttttcatcaCCTCTCCTCCAGTTTATCTCACACAGTTGAGGGTTTTTTTGTATAAGTTGTGAATGAGCTTCCTAACTAGCTGTAGTTGCTGGGTAATTATCCTAAACTTTTCTATACAAGGTCTGACTGAAGAAATGCATTTGGCAGAGATGTCAAGAAATAAACATTCCTGAAACTGGCATTTGTTCTAACATCCAGGTTCGCTTAATGGCAGCTGATGAGAGATCAACACAAGATGTGTATACTCTACCAGTTGGCATCCGCACTGTTAATGTTACCAGCACCCAGTTCCTCATCAACAACAAGCCCTTTTATTTCCATGGAGTCAATAAACACGAGGACTCTGATGTGAGTACCACTAGAGGGAAGCAAAAGCTTTACCAAAAGACTCAGCATCATGCCTGTTATAACATTTACCTTGCTATCACCTCCAGAGATTTtctgagaaaattaaaaataaattgctaCATCCAGTGCAGTAATCTAATCCTCCCATCTTCTGTTTATCTCTTGTTTGTTAGATTCGAGGTAAAGGCTTGGACTGGCCCCTGATTGTCAAGGACTTTAACTTAATGAAGTGGTTGGGGGCCAACTCATTCCGTACCAGCCACTACCCCTATGCTGAGGAGATCCTTCAGATGTGTGATCGCCATGGTATCGTAGTGATAGATGAGTGCCCGGGGGTGGGCATCAAAGACATGTGAGTGCCTCTGTGACCTTTGGGTGTGTTTGACAGTTCAGAGTGGTCAATGGCATAAACCTCTTACTGTTAGTCATGAAAAATCCTTTTAGGCTCAGTATCAGGAATTCAAAGGGATAAGaatacatacaaacaaactgaatcataagacagctttttcttttaatcagtCACTGACCAGCAGAGTTTTCAGGCGAGTCCTCACTGCTCTTACGTACAAATGTTGATGAATGCACATTTTGTCTTATGGGCTAATGTGTAAACTGAGATGACGAATGAATCTGGTATGTTTGTCTTACAACTCAGAGTGTGCTATGTCTTTTGTCCTTTGCCAACCTAGTCGTAGTTTTGGAAACGCCTCCCTCACCCATCACCTGGCTGTCATGGATGAGCTTGTACGCCGGGACAAGAATCATCCCTCTGTGGTCATGTGGTCAGTAGCTAATGAGCCCGCTGCAGAGATGCCCCCTGCTGAATATTATTTCAAGTGAGTATTGGTAACATTTTAGTTGTGAAGCACTGCACTGAATGGTTCCACCCATTGAATAATTATTCCCACATAGTTACTGTTGGCTTGTCTGTGGTTtgatattttttcctctttttttgatAGTTGATAGTGTAGCCACCCGGACGCCTCTGAAAGCgccaaacttttaaaaaatgtaaagcatTTGTAAACTGTCTGAGGGACAGGTACTGGTTTGTTTGTCAGTCACAGCCTTTTCCTTTACTCTAAAGGAGTGGAATGCAGTAAGAGTAGTCATGAAGCCGCCCTGAACACTAGCAGCTGGAGCTCAGTAACAGCCTGAGGCTTCAGGgagacaaactgacagacagtAGAGCATGAATAAAGCAGCATGGTATGTGTGTGAAGAACAAAGTGTACATGTATTTCCAGAGCAGTTTTTTGAATCACACAAGTATAATATGACAGTTTGAATCACCTGTTAGCATTTTGTGATGCTGCtgtgattatttattatcatattattgtAATGTACCTGATTCCTGGAATAACAGCCTCCACTCCACATTTGCAATTTAttcacctttgtttttcttacagGACGTTGATAAAACATACCAAAGGTCTGGATCCTACTCGGCCCGTTACTTACATCACAGACAGTAACTATGCCAGGGACAAAGGGGTGAGCCTGCAGAGAAAACCTGCACAGCACATTGATTGTCATGTTTATTATTTGACCcgtagtatttttttttattaatgcaaGTGTTGTCAATAACCTAACCATTTTTACTTGCAGTCAGAGTGCTGaaagtttttttcctttagttGAAGAGTAACTCAACACCTCCTGAGTTCTTGTTTTTCTAACTTATTGCTGCAGTGTAGATGTGTACCCCAGGGTGTGTCAGTGCACGCTGACATCACTGTTGGGTCCAGTTACAGGTAATAACAGAATATACTTCTGGCCACTACTGCATCCATCAGTAATGCTAGTTGTGGTCAGAAGTGGAACCGACTTTCAACTTTCAAGAGAGAGCAGCAAAATGCTGATTTAATACTTTAATACTGCTTTACAGACTGCATCAACAGCTATTTACTTACCAGTTgagaagaaacatttaaaataaaaatcatcaaacTATTTCCTGTGGAAGAGTGATGGAAACCGATGTCAGTCtaaactcttgttttgcttctatttctaccaattcttttttttctactgaagttagcatgctaaccagctaaccccAGCCAGTCCCATCTTATATTACCACTTTCTaccatccagtctgccctcataCAACATGAAAGGATGAAGACAAAGCTCTGTTCAGAGGGCATATTTTAACCTCTTGtctaacgttagctatgtagcgatagcaaaaacgtacatatagcaccttttaagGTCAGATATTGAAATCTTTCACATTTCACTCATGATCAATCAaatttattaaatattcatgaccaAATAAGTTGATATCAAAGTTTGACTTTAAGAGAAACATACATTTATtaacttaaaatgaaataatctaCCACAGACAGACATCTCTCATGTAAAATAACCAAAACCTTTTAAGCTTTGGCAGAAAATAGTGTATTCATGTTGGACCACATCAGTCATAGTTAGAAGAAAATATGCTTTCAAGTTATGTTTACCTTTGCTGTGATGAAGGACAGGTAGTGATGATGCTATGAGACACATTATTCAGAAATATTGTGAAAGAGCACTACACCATCTATGAGAAAAACTACACACATGGAAaacatttgcagaaaaaaaagggcAAAATGTACATTTGTGCTCCTCAGTGCTGCAAGTCAGATCATGACACCTGACTGAATGTTCCCACATATTAACATAATAGTCTCCAGGGAATCAGATAAAGTGCAAAGTTCTGAAGCTCTTGTTGACTAAGTTGTTGGCATGCCTTTTTCACATTCCTGTACTGTGACGACTATCTTTCAGGGTGATGTTTGTAGCTCACAGGTACTGATTAGTTTGCAGCTGGTGACTGCTGTGGCCACTAATTTGTAAAGGCCTCTGGCTGGGTGGATAAAGTGTCTCTAAATTCATCATTCAAATGCTGTTCATTTACCTAAGGGCAATCAACTCTGAATTTATGAGCAGTTACTGCTGCTACACCCTTTCTTGACCTAAAAGCAGAGTGAAGACTGCCACTACATAGTTCCATTTGCAAAGCTGTAGAAGGTGAACACATAGTGTCAGGGGAATAATGCTACATATTTTGGCTCATAACAGATAAGTACCAGCACTTTGAAGTTCCAGTTCCAGTTGCTCGCATGTatataaaagaataaatgaatctATAGAGTTGAAGTTATTTCAGTTCATATCAACCAGATCAAATTGTGTTTAACAACATGAAGGTCATGTATTATCTTATATCCTGTCTCTAGGCTCCCTATGTGGATGTAATCTGTGTAAACAGTTACTTCTCCTGGTACCATGATCCAGGCCACCTGGAGGTCATCCCCATCCAGCTCAACACTCAGTTTGAGAACTGGTATGGAAAGTACCACAAACCCATCATTCAGAGTGAATATGGAGCAGATGCAGTGCCGGGGCTTCACAGTGTGAGGATTCACAAACATACTTACTCAATTACACAACCAGCAAATACATTTATACTGGATTTTTTTATGGCTCATAAGGCAgctttcttttccctctccagGATCCACCCATGATGTTTACTGAGGAGTACCAGAACGTAGTCCTGCAGAAATACCACGACGTGTTTGACCAGAAGAGGAAGCAGTATGTTATTGGTGAACTCATCTGGAACTTTGCTGATTTCATGACTGCACAAGGTACTACAGCTGCAGATCACGACAACCTGTAGAACCAGAACTGCCATCAGTCCTCCCAGTTTATacagtgcacatacagtatgacaaaataaacattGCATGCCCTGCACGTAACACCTGATGCTGACAGGGAGACTATTCTGTAGAGGGACAGATACTTAATGTCATATCATCAACCTCCTGTCTGGGGCAGTTAATGTACTTACATTGCTTTGTAGGAATCATGCAGCCTATGCATCCATGCTCCCTGGACACATCATAAAATGGTCCACACCTCTGCCAGGAAAACTGTAATATTGAGAAAGATATGTACACAATACCAAAATACACTATATAGAATATTATAGAAATTCAGCAGGTTATATTTTCTTAATTCGCTTAGATCAATTTAGTCATTTTAATGCAGGTATAAAATGTGCACTGCCAGCTgtgcaataaagaaaaaagtggTCAAAATAGAGCTAAAATAAATACTATCATAAAGCCTGGTCAGAAGATCTGCGAGTGAAAGCCTCATACTAATCGTACCTACAGCTCAGAACACATATGAGCCTGTGTGGAATGAGGAGGAGTCAGAAAACACTCCTacacaaatgaacagaaacctGATGTTAGAATAATACAGGGATATTAATAaccatgttttatttactgtatcttCCGTAACATTTCCCAGATGAAAACCAGGGTAAGTAATAACAGAGGTTATTGTGCATATAAAATTTCTAATTGTCATGATATTTGACAACACAATGTAGACCAGAAGTCGAGTGAAGTTGAATAGAGTtgcatttaaaataatgaaatatcaaaatattatttattataattaaaagATCAGTCCCTCAGAGGCACCTGTGGATGTACTTTCAAGAGCACTAGAACTGGATCTGGCTGTAGAAATGGTGAATCTACACAAGGAGATGATGTTTGGCCTGTTTTGTATTGTTAAAGCCCAACATGGGTTGAGGATGCCTTACAGGAGGTGTCACTGTGGCATTCTGGAGGTGTGTGAACTCCAGCATTGATTTCTTGCCAAAATTTCTAGGCTTGTCCCCCTGGACTCTGGCATTCGGGAAGCACAGTTCACTCAAAAAAGAATTTCCTCGCACATGAATTGATCTGCATATTGACCTGACAAAAGGCCCCTTTGTTTTTGCGTCCTGTGCATGACAAGGTTCTCATTGCTCCATCTTGTGTCTGCAGGGATCACCCGTGTGGTGGGGAACAAAAAGGGTGTTTTCACCAGGCAAAGACAGCCCAAAGCTGCAGCATTCATCCTGAAGGAGAGGTACTGGAGACTGGCAAATGAAACGGGAATACTACCCCCTTGGACCAAATACCCCTGCTCGCTCTGACACACACCACTGTTGGGCCACCCAGTTCAGGACAGGCTCAGTCCCATGTAAGCACTATGCCTTATGGAAAAATGCTGGTAAAATTCAGTCAGAGGACATTTACTTATGCACATACATTATTCCTTTGAGTGTGTATCTAAGGCCAAACCACCACAGAACACAAGTTAGCTATGTTATTCCTGTGGTCTGCACTATGACCAACACTATGTTCAGGGTTTTTCTAGCAATTTGGAACATTTTTCTGaacatataaacattttttgatgctgaTAAACATCAGCCACTAGTTCTTCATCAATAGTGGTAAAATCATAATAAGGATACACCTGAGTTAAGACTGGGGGGATTTGTTTAGTTGTTACAGGATCTACAGATATGGGAGGTGGTGTGTTTCAGTTGATGCCATAAAAAGGTCAGGTCAAAAACCAATCAGAATCTTGCTGCATCAGTGATTAGTTCTGAACTTTCCTCCAGCCAGATGATATGAGTACAGCCGGCTGACACAGGACATAACATTATAAAGACACTGTAAAGGAAACAAGTCACCACACTAGTTCCTTTGTCTGTTTAAGGGAACATTTTCCATCACAACAAAATCTGTTAATGTTTCAGGAGTTTGACATAAAACCTGGATTGGAAGTTGTTTTCAAAAATGTGAACCTCTGTCATTCCTGTGctttgactgtgtgttttagGTTGTTTTGAGGATAAAACTACTTAATACATGTGATATTGATGTGAACTACAATGCTGAATATAATCAGAAAAGTGCTTTATTTTCATATGTGCAAatcagctgaagaaaaaaaatcacttttgaTATGAATTGAGGTATTAAAAACCAAATGTGATCTAtatggaaatgtatttttgaggTTTTAAAACCATATCTAACATTTTCAACATTCCTAATGGAGCAGTTTTGTAGAAGATGTATATACACACGTATATCTTTACAGTCTGTCTTCTCAAATCATAGTGACTGAATGTTTTCAAAAACTCTATATAATATGTAACCTAGAGGGTTAAGTGACGTGTTGATTGTTGATGGTGGCGTGACTGTAATCAGATCTGTCACTATCAGTGACTCTGCTTGTGCCCTCATTACATGATTGACCTTTGTGTTACAGCTGGACAAATACTGAATATTAAGACTACGGCTTCAATTTTTGTTCAAACAGCAACTGGGCGTGTCCTTACTTAAAGACGTTCTATTAAGGGCTTTaatttgtcaaaacaaaatgtgaaaagcaataaaacagccTTTTTTCCTTGGatttggatggatggatttggTCTAGCTGTACATGCTGTTTACACAATAATTGTGTCATTAAACACACTGTTCTTTCAACAACTTCCttgaaacactgaaactaaTCCAACAATCAGAATCTGTATCACTACTGACACTGATCAGCCAGACATGACTGATCCACATTAAATGCTTTATCTTAGTCACATTGACATCAAGGTTTAGACACGTGGTTAGCTAAAAGAGATACTGTGCACTTTTAATGTCCTCATATGAGCTTGGGGTTCAGTAGACTTAAAAATTGTGAACTTATTCTTTAATGGTAAAATGGTAAAATTATTAAATTCAGCAGTAATCCCTCCTCACTTAAGTCAGAATTACTCTTAACAAATTCTCCACTtaattaaaataacttaaaatgaCAGGTAGTTTCAGAGGGAATGTTTTAATGGTAGATCATTTCCACATGACAATGACACAATTAAAAATGTACTCATGTCAACCTTTTCCACGGTTTTCCCTTAACATAAGCTGGATTGAAA
The DNA window shown above is from Lates calcarifer isolate ASB-BC8 linkage group LG20, TLL_Latcal_v3, whole genome shotgun sequence and carries:
- the gusb gene encoding beta-glucuronidase, which encodes MFLPGGPGVLGALCLCAVFNTVDSGMLFPQESSSREVKELNGLWDFRADKSPNRNQGFERAWYKSRLAETGPVIDMPVPASYNDITQDPSLRDFTGWVWYEREVVVPARWVADEGTRVVLRVGSAHYYSIVWVNGVKVTEHEGGHLPFEAEIGSLIRKDPTTPCRITIAVNNTLTLKTLPPGTIQYMSDRTKYPDGFFVQNIYFDFFNYAGIHRPVLLYTTPKAYVDDITVVTDFLDNTGLVKYTVSVQGATTATLKVTLMDKDRHCVASSSDQSGVLKVVDVKLWWPYLMHENPGYLYSLEVRLMAADERSTQDVYTLPVGIRTVNVTSTQFLINNKPFYFHGVNKHEDSDIRGKGLDWPLIVKDFNLMKWLGANSFRTSHYPYAEEILQMCDRHGIVVIDECPGVGIKDIRSFGNASLTHHLAVMDELVRRDKNHPSVVMWSVANEPAAEMPPAEYYFKTLIKHTKGLDPTRPVTYITDSNYARDKGAPYVDVICVNSYFSWYHDPGHLEVIPIQLNTQFENWYGKYHKPIIQSEYGADAVPGLHSDPPMMFTEEYQNVVLQKYHDVFDQKRKQYVIGELIWNFADFMTAQGITRVVGNKKGVFTRQRQPKAAAFILKERYWRLANETGILPPWTKYPCSL